The Polycladomyces subterraneus genome contains a region encoding:
- a CDS encoding ReoY family proteolytic degradation factor, translating into MSDCVTASEKKEFIEWFLTHYELQKREASWLLCYLSSEERLLQRVHFVDNLRGLPKTLLISTKCSQMPAFRFQKNRRVHTDVETAFYDIRSCPDEEIYIGLSFKGRATCPEYAAVLEGNPMEKPDLVQEPLLSLMAEMILDKAVQEFQKKHLYRQIDQALAEGNKAAFLQLTEEWKNLLEFNR; encoded by the coding sequence ATGAGCGACTGCGTGACGGCATCCGAGAAAAAGGAGTTCATCGAGTGGTTTTTGACCCACTATGAGCTCCAAAAACGGGAGGCTTCCTGGTTGCTTTGCTATCTATCCTCGGAAGAGCGATTGCTCCAACGGGTTCATTTTGTCGATAATTTGCGCGGTTTGCCCAAGACGTTGTTGATCTCCACAAAATGTTCCCAAATGCCCGCGTTTCGGTTCCAAAAGAATCGGAGGGTGCATACCGACGTCGAAACGGCGTTTTATGATATCCGTTCCTGTCCCGATGAAGAAATCTACATCGGACTGAGCTTCAAAGGCAGGGCGACTTGTCCCGAATATGCCGCTGTATTGGAGGGAAATCCCATGGAAAAACCAGACTTGGTTCAAGAACCCTTGTTGAGTCTGATGGCGGAGATGATCCTCGATAAAGCGGTACAGGAATTTCAAAAGAAACACCTTTATCGTCAAATTGATCAGGCGTTGGCCGAAGGAAATAAAGCGGCGTTTTTACAGCTGACAGAAGAATGGAAGAACCTGCTGGAATTCAATCGCTAA
- a CDS encoding DUF2487 family protein: MKWSQLDATEWGRYAPFLDTLLLPVFRVRFEEKQPKLEEALGIGVVADRLEQSLTGRVLLLPPIPYSGASPKAFQAYVESVLSQLGDSLFHHLILLVPDDLAEEWEEIQSPDLLTLLVAGVAVHQLVSDQDIQAEAERLQERIVRLWQTGSFE; encoded by the coding sequence ATGAAGTGGAGTCAATTGGATGCGACCGAATGGGGGCGGTATGCTCCTTTTTTGGATACGCTGCTCCTTCCGGTCTTTCGGGTTCGGTTTGAGGAGAAACAACCAAAGCTGGAAGAGGCACTAGGAATCGGTGTGGTGGCGGATCGTCTGGAGCAGTCGTTGACGGGGCGGGTGCTGCTTTTGCCGCCGATTCCGTACAGCGGCGCCAGTCCTAAGGCATTCCAAGCTTATGTGGAGAGTGTTCTTTCACAGCTGGGTGATTCCTTGTTTCACCATCTGATCCTGCTCGTACCGGATGATCTTGCTGAAGAATGGGAAGAGATTCAAAGTCCTGATCTCCTCACGCTGTTGGTGGCTGGAGTAGCCGTGCACCAGTTGGTGTCGGATCAAGACATTCAAGCAGAAGCGGAACGATTGCAGGAGCGCATCGTCCGGCTTTGGCAAACGGGATCATTTGAATGA
- a CDS encoding ubiquinol-cytochrome c reductase iron-sulfur subunit — translation MSKDQGRQKSGVSRRQFLTYTLAGTAGFLASGVLFPMVRFAIDPMLKKGEGSQFVEVGDVNEFSEEPRAVTFKVHRKDGWYKPKEGETLTAWIRKSPNGEILALSPICKHLGCTVMWNGNPQFKNQYFCPCHFGRYDENGVNIPGTPPPAPLDTYETKVENGKLYLGKIKPRSGV, via the coding sequence GTGAGCAAAGATCAGGGACGGCAGAAATCCGGTGTGTCCCGCCGTCAGTTTCTGACTTACACTTTGGCGGGGACAGCCGGTTTTCTTGCCTCAGGCGTGTTGTTCCCGATGGTGCGCTTTGCCATCGATCCCATGCTGAAAAAGGGAGAAGGCAGCCAGTTCGTAGAAGTCGGTGACGTGAATGAGTTTAGCGAAGAACCTCGGGCTGTCACATTCAAGGTTCACCGGAAAGATGGGTGGTACAAACCCAAAGAAGGGGAAACGCTTACCGCGTGGATTCGGAAATCACCGAACGGCGAGATCCTGGCTCTTTCTCCGATTTGCAAGCACTTGGGATGCACCGTGATGTGGAACGGGAACCCGCAATTTAAGAATCAGTATTTCTGCCCCTGTCACTTCGGGCGCTACGACGAAAACGGGGTCAACATCCCAGGAACACCGCCGCCGGCGCCGTTGGACACCTATGAAACCAAGGTGGAAAACGGCAAGTTGTATCTCGGCAAGATTAAACCGCGAAGCGGGGTGTAG
- the qcrB gene encoding menaquinol-cytochrome c reductase cytochrome b subunit yields MLRSMYEWLDRRLDITPLWRDVADHEVPEHVNPAHHFSAFIYCFGGLTFFIVVIQILSGMFLALYYVPDIVNAHESVKYLQTEVAFGSIVRGMHHWGASVAIVMLFLHTLRVFFTGAYKNPREFNWVIGMLIFFVMLGLGFTGYLLPWDNKAYFATKVGVQIAASVPFIGPYIATFLQGGDIVGAQTLARFFALHVFFLPAVLLALLGAHFLLIRRQGISGPL; encoded by the coding sequence ATGTTGCGAAGCATGTACGAATGGTTGGACCGTCGGCTGGACATCACTCCGCTGTGGCGTGACGTGGCCGACCACGAGGTTCCGGAGCATGTGAACCCGGCTCACCATTTCTCAGCATTTATTTATTGCTTTGGTGGGTTAACCTTTTTTATTGTCGTGATTCAGATTTTGTCCGGTATGTTCTTGGCCCTCTATTACGTGCCGGATATTGTCAACGCTCACGAGAGTGTGAAATATCTACAGACCGAAGTGGCTTTCGGGTCCATCGTTCGGGGAATGCATCACTGGGGAGCCAGTGTGGCGATCGTGATGCTGTTCCTTCACACCCTGCGCGTCTTTTTCACCGGAGCGTACAAAAATCCCCGTGAGTTCAACTGGGTGATCGGGATGCTGATCTTCTTCGTGATGTTGGGGCTCGGTTTTACCGGTTACCTGTTGCCTTGGGACAATAAGGCGTATTTCGCCACCAAAGTAGGGGTGCAAATCGCGGCATCGGTTCCTTTTATCGGCCCGTACATCGCCACGTTCCTGCAAGGTGGAGACATCGTCGGTGCGCAGACGCTCGCTCGATTCTTCGCACTGCACGTATTCTTCCTCCCTGCGGTACTGCTGGCTCTCTTGGGTGCTCACTTCCTGCTGATTCGGAGACAAGGAATTTCCGGGCCGCTATAA
- a CDS encoding menaquinol-cytochrome c reductase cytochrome b/c subunit: MAHQHGEGDKEIIYVGDSRIRANRPKMYPKDYSEFPGKTEPFFPNFLLKEWMVAVVVLVGFMSAVMAEEPPLGDLADPTNTSFIPVPDWYFLFLYQLLKFKWAGGPYVVIGTVILPGIAFTALLLAPWLDRSPERRPTRRPVATGLMLLALVATVVLTWAAYDEHEKQLATQPPPVQLGGPKGSIVAPNDPGYEIYKRQACVQCHGEKLQGINGPTLIGVGKRHNKEEIIKIINEGLGPMPPGMFQGTEAEKEKLAEWLAKQK; encoded by the coding sequence TTGGCACATCAACATGGTGAGGGCGACAAAGAAATCATCTATGTCGGCGATTCGCGTATCCGTGCCAATCGCCCGAAGATGTACCCGAAAGATTACTCCGAGTTCCCCGGGAAAACCGAGCCGTTTTTTCCAAACTTTTTGTTGAAGGAATGGATGGTTGCGGTTGTCGTCCTCGTGGGATTCATGTCGGCTGTCATGGCTGAAGAGCCACCGCTCGGTGATCTGGCCGATCCGACCAACACCAGCTTTATCCCGGTACCGGACTGGTACTTCCTGTTCTTGTACCAGCTCCTGAAGTTTAAATGGGCAGGCGGACCTTACGTCGTCATCGGTACCGTGATATTGCCCGGTATCGCGTTTACGGCACTGCTCTTGGCTCCGTGGCTGGATCGCAGTCCGGAGCGTCGTCCGACGCGTCGACCAGTCGCGACGGGGCTTATGTTGCTCGCACTGGTTGCCACCGTCGTTTTGACCTGGGCGGCGTACGATGAGCATGAGAAGCAGCTCGCCACTCAGCCGCCGCCAGTCCAATTGGGTGGTCCGAAAGGCTCCATCGTGGCACCCAATGATCCCGGTTACGAGATTTACAAGCGGCAGGCCTGCGTGCAGTGTCACGGAGAAAAACTACAGGGGATAAACGGTCCGACCCTGATCGGTGTGGGAAAACGTCACAACAAAGAAGAGATTATCAAAATCATAAACGAAGGTCTTGGACCGATGCCACCAGGCATGTTCCAAGGAACGGAAGCTGAAAAAGAAAAGTTGGCCGAATGGCTGGCGAAACAGAAATAA
- a CDS encoding DUF1405 domain-containing protein, with the protein MKVWWRFWMEQLDRRWFLWSMLVINALGSVYGFYWYHLQLQMTEGWQKLFVPDSPTASTLFTLVLLLYIIGRRSPLLEALAAVTLFKYGIWAVAMILLSGWVAPAPFFQALHWTDWMLMTSHLGMAAEAVLYSRFFTYRLLHLILAGVWVLLNDALDYGLDIHPWLPPWLQDWVHPIAVFTVGLSVVSLALFARLGLVEQPERKWELPRMFDRG; encoded by the coding sequence ATGAAGGTTTGGTGGCGTTTTTGGATGGAGCAACTGGATCGACGGTGGTTTTTATGGAGCATGCTGGTGATCAATGCGCTCGGCTCTGTCTACGGCTTTTATTGGTACCATTTGCAGCTTCAGATGACCGAGGGTTGGCAGAAGTTGTTCGTACCGGACAGTCCTACAGCCAGCACACTGTTCACATTGGTGCTGCTGTTGTATATAATAGGGCGTCGCAGTCCGCTTTTGGAAGCATTGGCGGCAGTGACGCTGTTTAAATACGGCATATGGGCGGTGGCGATGATTCTCTTGAGCGGGTGGGTAGCACCGGCTCCGTTCTTTCAGGCGTTGCACTGGACGGACTGGATGTTGATGACGTCTCATTTGGGAATGGCGGCAGAAGCAGTGTTGTACAGCCGATTTTTCACTTACCGGCTGTTACATCTGATTCTGGCTGGTGTTTGGGTGTTGCTCAATGATGCACTTGATTACGGGTTGGACATCCATCCTTGGTTGCCGCCTTGGCTGCAAGATTGGGTTCACCCGATCGCTGTGTTTACGGTAGGATTGAGCGTGGTCAGCTTAGCACTGTTCGCCCGGTTAGGTCTGGTTGAACAACCGGAGCGCAAATGGGAGCTGCCTCGGATGTTCGATCGTGGATAG